In Cataglyphis hispanica isolate Lineage 1 chromosome 10, ULB_Chis1_1.0, whole genome shotgun sequence, a genomic segment contains:
- the LOC126852528 gene encoding serine-rich adhesin for platelets — MTKMQQQPVQATAAEIMHEERILEAIDQLRRRKARPDADRICNYLLRNFSVDARDTIADLHRLIEVEKVIQVDYKGNTSYRNAKKWSRLQLFKNRPEGFLKEKLNSSMVSSAVAELVVEEPDYLDQGVPAGRLIEQLLDGVSSPTSRRVVEEFLGREVASGNLARLSNGNYSLVATSDMTDAATPSRRSGGDLQPSSSSSSSSSSSSSSSVTCALENGNATTQRRVGKATTQSNGTVSNVTVSSTNANSNGLTTTSTITTTATTTTTTSSAAAELYEFNETDNLSDTTSGSSRSSSRQASHSPKLDQQDCIKKEEGYDIVDNKNDAEHGGTASSPPSVELSCNGDDSKQLGGSPEVAAVSSTTFVENDVVKEEPRGNNDIQKAAPNLKRAAKAERKQRLFARTDDRIDIEIKFEDYQAGKEESEKRDETGRRSSEDREDEDAGRSSSTNTSPTPSNVTGGFRSARRKRARKVFDPSDNNLVKRKRGRQPGSHNKNSILQDSQDSTKTNVKDGPCRQCSLCAKEKQEALVACRDCTVRAHPSCIYSPEEMLQKVNSNWQCERCKTCTVCCETSDAGPLVTCFSCDDAYHYFCHSSRVTISKSSSKWYCNECAQKQQCKVNDSQNTNLINGTSRPDSPSNAPILPPVLSPQVSPTRGSCEQMEEDGPKGPIDPNIPDARCWTSDQVYQYFARLFPKEAEVFRQQEIDGHALLMMSRKDVLCGLNLLLGPALKIYRHVLKLQFRRDDPELYWQ; from the exons ATGACAAAGATGCAACAGCAGCCGGTGCAGGCAACAGCGGCGGAGATCATGCACGAGGAGAGAATATTGGAGGCGATCGATCAGCTGCGTCGACGTAAAGCCCGCCCCGATGCCGATCGCATCTGCAATTATCTCCTGCGTAATTTCTCGGTGGACGCGCGCGACACGATCGCCGATCTCCATCGGCTGATCGAGGTCGAGAAGGTGATCCAGGTCGATTACAAGGGCAACACGAGCTATCGCAATGCAAAGAAGTGGTCGCGCCTGCAGCTGTTTAAGAATCGCCCGGAGGGCTTCCTCAAGGAGAAGCTCAACTCGAGTATGGTGTCGAGCGCGGTGGCCGAGCTCGTCGTCGAGGAGCCAGATTATCTCGATCAGGGCGTACCGGCCGGTCGTCTGATAGAGCAGCTGCTCGACGGTGTATCGAGCCCGACGTCGCGCCGCGTCGTCGAGGAGTTCCTCGGCCGGGAGGTGGCCAGCGGTAATCTCGCCCGGCTGTCAAATGGCAATTACTCGCTGGTCGCGACATCCGACATGACGGACGCCGCGACGCCGTCGCGACGCAGCGGAGGGGACTTGCAGccgtcctcctcctcctcctcctcctcttcgtcctcctcctcctcctccgttACCTGCGCCCTGGAGAACGGCAACGCGACGACGCAACGACGCGTCGGTAAGGCAACGACGCAGAGTAACGGCACCGTCAGCAATGTCACCGTTAGCAGCACCAACGCCAACAGCAATGGTTTAACGACGACATCAACGATAACAACAacagcgacgacgacgacgacgacatcgTCCGCGGCAGCGGAACTTTACGAATTTAACGAGACGGATAACCTCAGCGACACCACGTCGGGGTCGTCGCGATCGTCCTCGCGACAGGCCAGTCACAGCCCGAAACTGGATCAACAGGATTGCATCAAGAAGGAAGAAGGATATGATATCGTGGATAATAAGAACGATGCCGAGCATGGCGGTACCGCGTCGTCGCCGCCGTCTGTCGAGCTGTCATGTAACGGCGATGACAGTAAACAGCTGGGCGGCTCGCCGGAGGTAGCGGCGGTGTCGTCGACGACGTTCGTGGAGAACGACGTCGTGAAGGAGGAGCCGAGGGGCAACAACGACATTCAAAAAGCGGCGCCTAACCTGAAAAGAGCCGCCAAGGCTGAGCGCAAGCAGCGTCTCTTCGCGAGGACGGATGATCGGATAGATATCGAGATCAAGTTCGAGGATTATCAGGCGGGTAAGGAGGAGTCGGAGAAGCGAGACGAGACAGGCAGGCGTTCGAGCGAGGATCGCGAGGACGAGGACGCCGGCAGGAGTTCGTCCACGAACACCTCCCCGACTCCGTCCAATGTGACCGGTGGATTTCGTAGCGCGAGGAGAAAG AGAGCCAGAAAAGTATTTGATCCTTCTGACAACAATCTGGTGAAGCGCAAACGTGGTAGACAGCCAGGAAGTCATAACAAAAATTCCATATTGCAAGATTCTCAGGATTCTACCAAGACGAATGTCAAAGATGGACCGTGCAGGCAGTGTAGTCTTTGTGCGAAGGAAAAACAGGAAGCTCTCGTAGCTTGTAGGGACTGCACAGTACGAG CACATCCGAGTTGCATTTACAGTCCGGAGGAGATGCTTCAAAAGGTCAATAGTAATTGGCAATGCGAGCGCTGTAAAACTTGTACCGTGTGTTGTGAGACGTCTGATGCT gGGCCTCTAGTGACTTGTTTTAGCTGCGACGATGCCTATCACTATTTTTGTCATTCGTCACGCGTCACAATATCAAAATCGAGTTCCAAATGGTACTGCAATGAATGCGCGCAAAAGCAACAGTGCAAAGTGAACGACAGCCAAAACACTAATTTGATAAATGGAACGAGTAGGCCGGATAGCCCGTCCAATGCGCCAATCTTGCCACCGGTTCTGAGCCCGCAGGTCTCTCCTACCAGAGGTTCCTGTGAACAAATGGAAGAAGATGGCCCCAAAGGACCCATCGATCCAAATATTCCTGACGCGAGGTGTTGGACCTCCGATCAAGTGTACCAATATTTCGCTAGATTGTTTCCCAAAGAAGCTGAAGTCTTTCGGCAGCAG GAGATAGACGGCCATGCGCTTTTAATGATGAGTCGAAAAGATGTACTATGTGGACTGAATTTACTATTGGGACCCGCCTTGAAGATTTATCGACACGTGTTGAAACTTCAATTTCGCAGAGACGATCCGGAACTTTATTGGCAATAA
- the LOC126852588 gene encoding transmembrane protein 59-like, producing MKRAGLEIAALLVLSIAKLTRGDTIYSREDPCISLCKKTSTFTNSFTNNIDVRSCCQRGCRFFNLVDLRSGWEPNSLNGTRDACEASCTEAYTNAQDRYACGTGCDLMAKQRVTDLLSLFSIAICVEEDSNVLLMSPDMPENDILTDPGLRKELLPGWWDTDGFKLPQTYVKTVPMDAGTVDYALSSDYSGETEQTSMPGSDWFHCALKQIRIPYWDIGVPYWLFASAIAVFIMVSMLWLCLSTGDVPTTSRKDVLIDMSSSPKVAFYMPDEAPLYKDPPPKYEHSSSHCEF from the exons ATGAAGAGAGCAGGCCTGGAAATTGCTGCGTTGCTGGTGTTGTCGATTGCAAAATTGACTCGCGGGGATACAATTTACAGTCGCGAGGATCCGTGCATTAGTTTGTGCAAAAAGACATCTACTTTCACAAACAGTTTCACAAAC aacatTGATGTAAGATCCTGCTGTCAACGAGGTTGCAGATTCTTTAATCTGGTCGATTTGCGTTCTGGATGGGAACCAAATAGTTTAAATGGCACCAGGGATGCTTGCGAGGCTT CATGCACTGAAGCTTACACAAATGCGCAAGATCGTTATGCTTGTGGTACTGGTTGTGATTTGATGGCCAAGCAACGAGTTACAGACTTGTTGTCTCTGTTTTCTATCGCTATATGCGTCGAAGAAGACtccaatgttttattaatgtcaCCCGACATGCCGGAGAATGATATCTTAACCGATCCTGGATTACGCAAGGAGCTTCTTCCTGGATGGTGGGATACCGATGGTTTCAAATTGCCGCAAACCTATGTTAAAACTGTACCAATGGATGCTGGT ACTGTGGATTATGCTTTGTCCTCTGATTATTCCGGTGAAACCGAGCAAACATCTATGCCTGGGTCTGACTGGTTTCATTGCGCATTAAAGCAGATAAGAATACCTTACTGGGACATTGGAGTACCTTATTGGCTTTTTGCCTCTGCCATAGCAGTATTCATAATGGTGTCCATGCTGTGGCTTTGTCTATCGACAGGCGATGTCCCAACAACGTCTCGCAAAGATGTGCTAATTGATATGTCTAGTTCGCCCAAAGTTGCATTTTACATGCCAGATGAAGCGCCATTGTACAAAGATCCACCACCTAAATACGAACATTCGTCCAGTCACTgtgagttttaa
- the LOC126852571 gene encoding putative cystathionine gamma-lyase 2, producing the protein MTSKAEGFSTKAIHAGQSPLQWSHRAVVPPLVMSTTFQQDGPAEFKDFDYGRSGNPMRKVLETCLAALEDGEHCITFSSGLGATTSITSLLETGDHLLAGDDLYGGTNRFIQNCLKKQGITYSFTDMTKVENVINAIQPNTKMVWLETPTNPLMKLINIKDVADSLKSHRQDIILVVDNTFLTCYFQKPLELGADIVIYSLSKYMNGHSDVIMGAAITNKHDLAKRLRFFQNAMGIVPSPFDCFMVNRGLKTLELRMQQHMKNSLAVAKFLESHPCVERVFHPYLPSHPQHELALKQTTGHSGMISFYLKGDERKFLKELKIFTLAESLGGYESLAELPSLMTHASIPEDMRLALGITDKLIRLSVGIETEQDLIADIKQALDACQ; encoded by the exons ATGACTTCAAAAGCAGAAGGTTTTTCCACCAAAGCTATTCATGCAGGACAGAGTCCATTGCAATGGAGCCATCGTGCAGTTGTACCACCTTTGGTAATGTCCACAACATTTCAGCAGGATGGTCCAGCTGAGTTTAAG gacTTTGATTATGGTAGAAGTGGCAATCCAATGCGCAAAGTGCTGGAGACATGTCTAGCTGCTCTAGAAGATGGCGAACATTGTATTACCTTTTCATCTGGTTTAGGTGCAACAACTTCAATTACTTCTTTGTTGGAAACAGGAGATCATCTTCTTGCTGGAGATGATCTTTATGGTGGAACCAACCGGTTCAtccaaaattgtttaaaaaagcaGGGCATCACATATTCCTTTACAGATATGACAAAAGtagaaaatgttataaatgctATACAACCAAATACAAAg atGGTATGGCTAGAGACACCAACAAATCCTTTAAtgaaacttataaatattaaagacgtCGCTGATAGCTTAAAGTCTCACCGTCAAGACATTATTCTAGTTGTAGATAATACATTCTTGACATGCTATTTCCAG AAGCCACTTGAGCTCGGTGCCGATATAGTGATATATTCGctgtcaaaatatatgaacGGTCATTCGGACGTCATTATGGGAGCTGCGATCACGAACAAACATGATCTTGCGAAAAGATTgcgattttttcaaaatg CCATGGGTATTGTGCCATCGCCCTTTGACTGCTTTATGGTAAACCGAGGCTTGAAGACGCTCGAACTCAGGATGCAACAGCACATGAAGAACTCCCTGGCTGTAGCCAAGTTTCTAGAGTCTCATCCTTGCGTTGAACGAGTATTTCATCCAT ACCTCCCGTCCCATCCGCAACATGAATTGGCTCTTAAGCAAACAACTGGTCACAGTGGTATGATTTCCTTTTACCTGAAAGGTGATGAGCGCAAGTttctaaaagaattaaagatcTTTACGTTAGCCGAATCCTTGGGAGGTTACGAGTCACTAGCCGAATTACC ATCCCTTATGACGCACGCATCTATACCCGAAGATATGCGACTTGCATTGGGTATAACAGATAAATTGATTCGGTTATCTGTTGGTATCGAAACGGAACAGGATCTCATAGCCGATATCAAACAAGCATTAGATGCTTGTCAATGA